Genomic window (Achromobacter sp. B7):
GCGCAGCAGGCCCAGCAAGCGTTGGTCTAGCGTGTCCATTGTGCAAAGTGCTAATGTTGGCTGTCGAATTGCCAGAATCTTAGCGTTTCGTGTGGAAAGTTGTCACTATGAATTGATTTGGGCATCGGCCAGAATTTCCTTTCCATAACTTGGGGAGAAAAAAATGACGACATTGCTCACGACGTCGGACGTTGCCACCATCGTGGCCCGATACGGCCCGCGCAAGGTTTTCACCGATCTGCTGGACTATGTGCTGGCCGATTTTCTGCGATGGCAAGAATTCGACAAGTGCGCGCGTGTCGCCAGTCATTCCCCTGCCGGCGTCATCGAACTGATGCCCGCCGCCGACAGCGAGCTGTACAGCTTCAAGTTCGTGAACGGCCACCCCGACAACCCGCAAACCGGCCTGTCCACCGTGATGGCCTTTGGCGCCCTGGCGCAAGTCAGTACGGGCGAACCGCTGCTGATCAGCGAACTGACCCTGACCACCGCCCTGCGCACCGCCGTCACGTCGGCGCTGGCGGCACGCGCGTTGGCCCGGCCCGATTCGCGCTCGATGGCGTTGATTGGCAACGGGGCGCAGGCGGAATTCCAGGCCCTGGCATTTCACTATGTGCTGGGTATCGACGTGTTGCATGTGTACGACGTGGACGCCGACGCGACGCGCAAGCTGCAAGCCAACCTGGCCGCCGTCGCCCCGACGCTGCGCGTGGTCGCGTTTGACGGCACCGCGCAGGCGGTCAAGGGGGCGGACATCGTCACCACCGTCACCGCCGACAAGGCCTACGCCACCATTCTGACCGCCGACATGGTTGAACCCGGCATGCACATCAACGCCTTGGGCGGCGACTGCCCGGGCAAGACCGAACTGCATGCCGACGTGCTGCGCCGGGGCGCTGTCTTTGTCGAATACGAACCGCAGACGCGCATTGAAGGCGACCTGCAACAGATGCCCGCGGATTTTCCGGTGACGGAACTGTGGCGCGTGCTGACGGGGCAGGCGGCCGGCCGCCGCAGCGCTGAAGATGTGACCATCTTCGATTCGGTGGGTTTTGCGCTGGAAGACTTTTCGGCCTTGCGCTGGTTGCGCGACAGCGCCGTCCGATTTGGCATCGGCGCTCGCATTGAAGTGGCGCCGCGATTGCAGGATCCCAAGAATCTGTTCGATGTGGTGCGCGCGGCCACTGACGTGAAGGCCGCGCCGGGGCAGCCATAGCCCCGGCGATTCATCAGCAAAGCGCGATCAGGCGGCGCGCGGGGCGTCAGTGGGCGGCGTGCCGTCGTGGAACATCGTCTTGAGCTGCGAGCGCAGCTCTGGCGAGTCGGCGTGCTTGTGCACGGTGGTGGCATGCTGCACGGCGGCTTCCAGCAATTCGTCGTCGGAATCCGCGGCCAGGGCTACCGAGCAATTCATCTCGCTTGGAAACTCACGGCAGTCGATGTATTTGCGGGTCATGATTGTCTCCTTGCGCAGCGCCCAGGGGCGCTTGCGTAATGGCACATCCGACGCGCGGCATGCGGGGCATCGGGCAGTTGGCGCGTCGCAGCGCACCCGATGATTCCAAAAGTATAGACCCGGGCGCTTACGGCTTTTCTTCTGGCAGTGCGTCATGCGACACCGGGCGGCCCAAGAGGTAACCCTGGAAGTGCGAGCAGCCTTCCTGTGTCAGCCGGTCCAGCTGCGCGGCGGTTTCCACGCCTTCGGCAGTGGTCGGAATGTCCAGGCTGCGCCCGATGCCGTTGATGGCGCGGATGATGGCCAGTGCTTCTTTACTGGATTCGACGTCCTGGGTGAACGATTTGTCGATCTTGATCTTGTCGAAATCGAACGAACGCAGATAGCCCAGCGACGAATAACCCGTGCCAAAGTCGTCCAGCGCCACTTTCACGCCCAGCGCCTTCAAGCGCTTGAGCGTGTTCAGGTTGGAGGCCGAGTTGGCCAGCAGCACCGATTCGGTAATCTCCAGTTCCAGCCGCCGCGCCGGCAGGCCGGACTTGGTCAACGCCGATTCCACCAGCGACACCAGCGCGCTGTTGGTGAACTGGCTGGCAGACAGGTTTACGGCCACGGTTTCGTGGTCGTCCCAGCGCATGGCTTCGGCGCAGGCCTCGTGCAGGGTGAAGGCGCCCAGCTCGTGGATCAGGCCGGTTTCTTCGGCGATGGGAATGAAGTCGCCGGGCATGATCAGGCCCTTGACCGGATGCTGCCAGCGCATCAGCGCTTCGCGCCCGACGATGCGCACGTGGCTGACGTCCAGGATGGGCTGGTAATACAACTGCAATTGCTGACCCATGATGGCCTGGCGCAAGTCCATTTCCATTTCATGGCGCTTGAGCGCGGCGGCCTCCATCTCGGGCTGGAAGAACGCCATGCGGTTGCGGCCGTTGCGCTTGGCTTCGTACAGCGCCATGTCGGCGTAGCGCAGCAGGTGGTCGGCGGTGTATTCGGGCGTCTCGGCCAGCGCGATACCGATGCTGACGCTGATCGGCACCGTATGGCCGTCCACTTCAAAGGGCTGGCGCACCGCGTCGATCAGCCGTTCGGCCATCTTGCGCACGTCGTCCTGCTGGCCAATGTTGGGCAGCACCACCGCGAATTCGTCACCGCCCAGGCGGGCCAGCGTGTCCTGCTCGCGCAGCACCTTCGGCAGCCGCTTGGCCAAGAGGCGCAGCAGCTCGTCGCCGCAGGGATGGCCCAGCGTGTCGTTCACGCTTTTGAAATTGTCCAGGTCCAGGCACAGCACGGCGGTGCGGCGGTCGTCGGCACAGTGGTGCAGCGCCTTGAGAAGCTGCTCGCGGAACAGCCGGCGGTTGGGCATGCCGGTCAGGGTGTCGTGATGCGCCATGTAGCGCACCTGGGCATGCGCCGCGTTCTCGTCCGTGACGTCATCGGAGATCAGCAGCGCGTAACGCGAGCGCGGGTCGTTGCTGTGGAAAACCAGCGTGCGCGTGCGCAAGGTGCGCATGCCGCGCGCGGTGGTCAGCTCTTCTTCCGCTTCACGCAGGGCGCCGTCCGATCGCAAGGCGTCGTGCGTCAGCCGGTCCAGGAATTCGCACACGGGTTCAGGCAGGCACTGCTGCGCCGTCTTGCCCAGCATCTGGGCGCGCGTGACGCCGAACGTGGCTTCCGCCTGACGGTTGGCCAGCAGGATATTGCGCGACACGGCGTCCATCACCAGCACGCACGACGGGATGTGCGACACCACGGCATCCAGGAAGCTGGATAGCGACGTCAATTCCGAGTTGTAGTGTTCGGCCAGCTCTTTGGCCTTCACCAGCTGCTGTTCGCGTTCACGGCGTTCGGTGACGTCGCGCGTGACCTTGGCAAAGCCAATCAGCTCGCCCTGGTCGTCGCGGATGGCGTCGATCACCACATTGGCCCAGAACAGCGTGCCGTCGCGGCGCACGCGCCAGCCCTCGGCTTCGAAGCGGCCCTGTTCGCGCGCCGTGGCCAGGCCGCGTTGCGGCAAGCCGGCGGCCTGGTCGGCGGCCGTGTAGAAGCACGCAAAGTTCTTGCCGACGATCTCTTCTTGGGTGTAGCCCTTGGCGCGCTGCGCCCCGGCGTTCCAGTTGGCGACTGTGCCGTCCGGATGCAGCATGTAGATGGCGTAGTCGACGACACCCTGCACAAGGTGCCGGTACATGACGTCGGAATTGTCGATGATCATTGGATGAGGGGGCGGGGGGAAGCGCCCGCGTCTGGCGGGCCTGGCCGGCGTACGCGTGGGCTGTCCCGCGAATGGAATGAGGGATCTACGGCTTTACGTCGCCGTCTTGGCAATAGTTAAGGCGCGGGCCTGAAAAGGCGTGAATCTAACGAATGTTGTCGTAGAAACACGATTCATTGCATGGGGTGGCGCGGCAGGTCACAGCTTTACCCGCTGGCGCAGCGCCTGCGCGATCATCCCGATGTCGATGTCCTTGCCCGGGTTCTTCAAGCAGAAGTCGTACAGCACGGCCACGTACGCATTGCCCAGCAGCTTGGTGATGGCGCCCGCGGTGGTGGCGGCGATGGTGCCGCCCACGGCGCTGCCCGCGCCCGGAATGAATTTCAGCATGCCCGATACCACCGACCGCCCGATCAGCGTGGCCGCCGACGCACCCAGCGTGGAGGTGACCAGCGTGGTGATGGCGGTGGTGTCCAGCTCCATGCCGAAGGTGATGCCGATCTTGGCGATCATGCCGACCTGGATCGGCACCAGCGCAAACGCGTCCGAAAACGGAATGGGCGCGGCGGCGGCGGACGCGGCCAGGCCGGCCGCCACGTTCACTTCTATCTCAGCCCGCTTTTTTTTTACTTCCAGGGCCTTCTTGTTGCGGGTGGACAGGGCATTGGCGTAGGCGCGCTGCTGCCCCTCGGGAATGTGTTCGGCCGTGACTTCAATCAGCTTGTCCAGGCCCATCGGCGGCAGTTCCGCGTCCAGTTCTTCGATCCATTCCGGCAGCGCGCGCACGGCCACTACCTGCTTGGCGCTCGGCAGCAGCTTGTGCGCCTCGGCAACGAAGGGGCTGTTCTTGCGCGCCTTGGTCAGCACCACCACCACCGGGATGCCGGCGGTGGCCAGCATGTCGGCCAGTTCGATCTCGGCGTCTTCCACGCGGTGGCTGCTGTCCTGGATGCACAGCCAGGCCACATGCACGTGCTTGTCCTGATCGTCGGACGCCGAGCGTTCCTGGATCAAGTCCGTCAGCGCCTGGCGCGAGCGCGCGTAGTCGCCCACTTCCAGGCCGCGCGTGTCGATGATGGTCAGCGGATGGCCGGGCTTGGTGTATTCCTGGGTGGTCTGCGTGACGGGCTTGCCCGCGCCCGTCTTGGCCAGATCGCCGCGAAACACGGCGTTGATCAGCGTGCTCTTGCCCACGCCGGTCTTGCCCGCGATCAGGATGTTGACGCGACCCGCGCCGCGCGTGGCCGTGCTGATGGCGTCGGCGATGGCGTCCTGCAAGGCGGGCGAATCGGGGCGTAGGGGCGGCATGAGCGGTAATAACTGGAAAGGGATTGAGCAACGATATCAGATGAGTCCGACATTCGCGGCAACCGCGATATTTTTCTTGCCACTTCACCGAAGATCCGGGTTGCTTGATGAATCCGGTGCGTGGGCAGGCGCAACGGATCCCATAACCATATGGCTGCCCTGCGGTAAGGAGACCTTGAAAATGGCGTTGGACATAGGAGTCGTCATGCTCTACCTGGGCGGCATGCTGCTGCTGGGCTGGTACGGCATGCGGCGGGCAAAAACCCAGGAAGACTATCTGGTGGCGGGCCGCAACCTGGGGCCCGGTTTGTACATGGGCACCATGGCGGCAACGGTGCTGGGCGGGGCCAGCACGGTGGGTACGGTGCGGCTGGGATATCAATACGGTATTTCGGGGTTCTGGCTATGCGGGGCGCTGGGGCTGGGCATCATCGTGCTGAACCGGGTGCTGGCCAAACCCCTGCTGAAGCTGCGCATCTTCACGGTGACGCAGATTCTTGAACGGCGCTTCACGGCGGGCGCCAAGCATGTCAGCGCGTTGGTCATGATGGCGTATGCGCTGATGTTGGCAGCCACGTCCGTCATCGCCATGGGCACGGTGATGCAGGTGCTGTTCGACCTGCCGTTCTGGGTGTCGGTCGTGGTCGGCGGCGGCGTGGTCGCGGTGTATTCCACGCTAGGCGGAATGTGGTCATTGACCTTGACCGACATCGTGCAATTCATCATCAAGACGGTGGGCCTGATGTTCGTGCTGCTGCCCATCTGCCTGATACGGGTGGGCGGCTGGGACCAGCTGGTGGCGCAGCTGCCCGCCGCCAGTTTCAGCCTGACGAACATCGGCTGGGGCACGATCATCACCTACTTCGTCATCTACTTCCTGGGCATCCTGATCGGCCAGGAAATCTGGCAGCGCGTCTTCACTGCCCGTGACGAACGCGTGGCGCGCGTGGCGGGCACCGCCGCCGGGTTGTACTGCATCGTGTACGGCCTGGTGGGCGCGGTGATCGGCATGACCGCGAAGGTGCTGCTGCCCGATCTGCCCGACGTCAACCACGCGTTCGCCGCCATCGTGCAGGCGGGCCTGCCGGACGGCATACGCGGCCTGGTCATCGCCGCGGCGCTGGCGGCCATGATGTCCACGGCCAGCGCCGCCATGCTGGCCACGTCCACCGTGCTGGCCGAAGACCTGTTGCCGGCGCTGCGGGGCGGGCGCTCGTTCACCGACGTGCGCGTGCACCGGCTGATCACGCTGCTGGCCGCGCTGTCGGCGCTGGGCGTGGCGTTGGTGGTCGATGACGTCATGAGCGCCCTGACCTGCGCGTACAACCTGCTGGTGGGCGGCATGCTGGTGCCGTTGCTGGGTGCCATCTACTGGCGCCGCGCCACCACCGCCGGCGCAATGGCGGGGATGCTGCTGGGTTGCGCGGCGGCCATTGCGTTCATGGTCAAGGACGGCCTGGCGGCCAACACACCGGTCTACGCGGCGCTTGCGGCCAGCGCCGCCGGCTTTGTGCTGATCAGCCTGCTGGGGCGGGCGGGCGCGCCTTGGGGCGATACACCCGTGCCGCGAGCCGACGCCAAATGAACCTTTTATTTCAGGAGCACATCATGCGCTTTACCCCGGAGCGCCTTGCGGCGCTGCGCGCCCGCTTTGGCGGCGCCAACGAAGCCACCATCCACGACCCGCATTTTCGCGAAGTGGCCGTCAACATCATCGACGGCAGCGGCACGCGCAGCGCGCCCTATGCGGGCATGCCTACCTTGCTGGACGCCCCGGCACGCCCCATCGACTGGCAAGCGCCCGACTTCGGCGACCTGCAAGTGGCGCTGACCGGCGTGCCGATGGACCTGGGCGCCAGCAACCGCAGCGGTTGCCGTTTTGGGCCGCGCGCGCTGCGCGCCATCGAACGCGTCGGCCCCTACCACCACGTCTTGCGCTGCACGCCCACGCACGACCTGCGCGTGGCCGATATCGGCGATGTGCCGATGCGCAGCCGCTTCAACCTGGAGCAATCACATGAAGATATCGAAACCGCGTACGCCCAGATCCATGCGGCGGGGGTCATTCCGGTTTCGGTGGGGGGCGACCATTCCATTACCCTGCCGATCCTGCGTGCGCTGGGCCGACGCGCGCCGGTCTCGCTGATCCACTTCGATGCGCATTGCGATACGGGCGGCCCGTTCGACGGCAGCCGCTTTCACCACGGTGGCCCGTTCCGCCAAGCCGTGCTGGACGGCGTGCTGGACCCCACGCGCACCATCCAGATCGGCATCCGTGGCGCGGCGGAATACCTCTGGGAATTCTCGTACGAGTCCGGCATGACGGTCATTCACGCGGAAGACATTGCCCGCCTGGGCGTGGATGCCGTGGTCGCGCAGGCGCGCAAGGTCGTGGGCGACACGCCGGTGTATGTCTCGTTCGACATCGATTGCCTGGACCCGGCGTTTGCGCCGGGCACGGGCACGCCCGAGGTGGGCGGCGTGACCGTGCGCGAAGCGCAGGCCATCCTGCGGGCGCTGGCGGGTATCGACATCATCGGGGGCGACGTGGTCGAAGTGGCGCCCGCCTATGACGCCACGGCCAACACCGCGCACGCGGGCGCGCAGATGCTGTTCGAGATCCTGAGCCTGGTCGGCGTGCGCCACGCGGGCTGACGACGCGCGCGCACTTTCTTGCATTCCCCTTTCGCTTTGGCGCAAAAGGTAATGGAAGGTACGAACGCACACTCGGCGGCGTGGTGCCGCCGATAGTGCGTTCGTCACGGTAAGCATGCACGCTAATGGTGCGCAGGGGCTACGCGCGCGCGCGATGCCCTGGGAGGCTGCACTGGCGCGGGTTTCGCGATATGGGACGGCGGCGACGACGGGGCGTGCGCGCAAAAAAAAGGGCGCGATCGAATGCCCTGCCATGCTGTTACATCACAAATGTTTCGGACGCGTTGGCGGGCATGGCGCCCTCGTAGAATCAGCGCCTCGTAAGGTTTCGCCGCGCTGTCAGCGGCACCGTTCATGACCCGATTTGCCCTCGTCCCCCGTTTGCTCCGGTCGCGCCCGCTGACCAAGGGCTTTCGCTATCTTTACCGCTATACGCGAGCCGGCGCCTATCGGCATAACGAAACCTTGTGGCCGCTGGTGAAAGTACGCCGCGATGCCCGCGACCACGACCGCTTGCTGTCCTGCAACGTGCTCGGCGTGCAAGGCCCGGCTACCTTGCCCCTGGCCGACGTGCCGCGAGACATCACCGGCGACGCCCACCTGATCCTTAGCGGCCCTTCCATTGCTGACATCGACTATGCGCGTTGCCGACTGGGCAACGTGATGGGCGTGAACGGGTCGATTGCGCTGCGGCGCGCGCATCCCTCGTTGCGCTTCGATTACTACGCGATGCTGGACGCGGGCTTTGTGAAGCGCCGGCGCGACCTGGTTGCCGAGGTCTTGTCGCAGGACCTGCTGCTGTTTGTCACGCCCGAGGTGTACCGGTGGATTTCGTACTTGTTCGACGCCAAGGCGGTTCGGTGCCGCATTGCGTTGTTCGAGGAAGTGCACCAGCGTGCGCTGCAACCGCGCGCGCAACCCGATGCCCTTGCCGCGCGGTTGGCGCGCGACCCCGAGCTGGTGTTGTTCGACGCGCATCACCCGCAGCACGCGCACGGCTTCAGCCTGAACCCGTCGCGCGGCCTGTTCGGCGGCGGCACGGTGGCCTACACGGCCTTGCAACTGCTGGCCTGGATGGGCGCGCGCACGCTGTACCTGCACGGCCTGGACCTGAGCGCCACGGCCGGCCCGCGCTTTTACGAAAGCCCGGGCGCGCAGTTGGCCACCGCGCTGGACCGGCAGTTTGCCGGACATATCGAACCGGCGTTCCGCCAGGCCAGCCGCCTGCTGCGCGCGCACGGCGTTCAGGTCTACAACCTGTCCTTGAACAGCCGCCTGGGCGAGGACATATTTGAAAAGCGCCACTGGAGCTGTTTGCTCAAACAAGGGGAATCCCCGCCTTCCCCGCAACGGTTCTCGGGCCTATCACGATGAAGATTCTGTACACCAACTTTCACCAGGGCGATGGCGGCGGGCACACCACCTACGTCATGTCCCTGGCACGCATGCTGCGCCAACGCGCCCAGATTACCGTGGCCGCGCCGCTTGGCAGCCGCCTGCTGGCCGAGGCCCACGCCTTGCCCGGCGTGCACTCCGTTGACCTGGAATTCAAGGGCCGCCCGTTTCAGCAGTTAAGCGCGTTGCGGCGGCTGCGCGCGCTGCTGCGCCGCGAACAGTTCGACGTGATCCACGTGAACGGCTCGGCCGACCATCGCCTGTGCATGCTGGCCACGGTGGGCATGGGCGCCAAGCGCCCGTTCATTGTCTACACGCAGCATACCGATCGCAGCGCCAACAGCCTGGGTGTGCGCATGCGCGCCAAGTGGGGCACCAACCGCGTCATCTGCGTGTGCGGCCACACCTTCCGCCGGATGAAAGATTCGGTGTTTCGCGATGAAGACCTGCGCGTGGTGCACAACGGCGTGGATACGCTTCAGTATCGACCGGCCACCCCTGACGAAGTCGCCCAAGCGCGCGCCGCGCTGTTGCCCAAGGCCATGCAGCGCCGGCTGGTGATTGGCAGCAACGCCGGCACCGCCGTGTACAAGAACTGGCTGGACATGGTGACCGCCGTGTCGCTGCTGCCCGAGCACCAGCGCGATCAGGTCGTGATCCTGATTGCCGGCAAGGAACCCGACGACGAACAGCGCCAGCGCGTGGCCGACCTGGCCATGACGCATCAAGTGGTGTTCACGGGCTTGCTTGACGACGTGCGGCCTTTCCTGGCGGCACTGGATGTGGGGTTTGTGTTGTCGTCCCGTCTGGAGACGATCTCGTTCGCGTGCCGCGAAATGATGGCGGCGGGCAAGCCGGTCATCGTCAGCAAGGTGGGCGGCCTGACCGAGAACGTGACCGACGGGCGCAACGGCTGGGTGGTGCCGCCCGGTTCCGTCAGCAGCGTGCTGGCCACCGTGTCCACCCTCTTGAACGATCGCGCCATCGCCGCGAAGATGGGCGAAGAAGCGCGCAACACCGCGTTGCGCGAGTTTTCTCTGGCGCATTTCGTGGGGCAGACCGAGCAGGTGTACCAAGAACGCGGGGCGTCCGACCGCCAGTTTGAACTGACGTCCTGACGCCCCGGCGTTGCCGCGTGATCCTTAGAAGTGGATCACGGTGCGGATCGACTTGCCTTCATGCATCAGGTCGAAGGCTTCGTTGATGCGATCCAGCGGCAGCGTGTGCGTGACGAACGGGTCCAGGTCGATCTTGCCGCTCATCGCGTCTTCGACCATGCCCGGCAGTTGCGTGCGGCCCTTCACGCCGCCGAAGGCCGATCCGCGCCACACGCGGCCCGTGACCAGCTGGAACGGGCGCGTGCTGATTTCCTGGCCGGCGCCGGCCACGCCGATGATGATGCTTTCGCCCCAGCCCTTGTGGCAGCATTCCAGCGCGGCGCGCATCACGTGCACATTGCCGATACATTCAAACGAGAAGTCCACGCCGCCGTCGGTGAGTTCGACGATGACGTCCTGGATGGGCTTGTCGTAGTCCTTCGGGTTGATGCAGTCGGTGGCGCCCATGGCGCTGGCCAGCACGAACTTGTTCGGGTTGGTGTCCACGGCGATGATGCGGCCGGCCTTGGCCTGCACCGCGCCCTGGATCACGGCCAGGCCGATGCCGCCCAGACCGAACACGGCGACGGTGTCGCCTTCCTTGACCTTCGCGGTGTTGTGCACGGCGCCCAGCCCGGTGGTCACGCCGCAGCCCAACAGGCAAACCTTTTCATGCGGGGCGGCCGGGTTGATCTTGGCCAGCGAGATCTCGTTGACGACCGTGTATTCGCTGAAGGTCGAGCAGCCCATGTAGTGGTACAGCGGCTTGCCTTCGTAGCTGAAGCGCGAGGTGCCGTCGGGCATGACGCCCTTGCCCTGGGTGGCGCGCACCTTCTGGCACAGGTTGGTCTTGCCGGACAGGCAGAACTTGCATTCGCGGCATTCGGCCGTGTAGAGCGGAATGACGTGGTCGCCGGGCTTCAGCGACGTCACGCCTTCGCCCACTTCCACGACCACGCCCGCGCCTTCGTGGCCCAGCACGGCGGGGAACAGGCCTTCGGGGTCGTCGCCGCTGAGCGTGAACGCGTCGGTGTGGCAGACGCCGGTGTGCGTGATCTGCACCAGCACTTCGCCGCGCTGCGGGGGCGCGACGTCGATTTCAACGATTTCCAGCGGCTTGCCGGGTCCGAATGCGACTGCTGCGCGTGATTTCATAATTTTGCTCCACGAATGTCGGGGGGATTACTTCAAATAGGAACGGACGATGCGCATCAGCTGGTCGACCTCGGCCTCGGCGTCGATCCCGGCGTGTTGCGGCCCGCCCTGGGCGGATTGCAGGAAGGTTTCCCGGAGATGGCTTTCCAGCACCTCGGCCATCAGGCCGGTGGCTGCACCGCGCAAGGCGGCCAGCTGTTGCAGCAGCGCGCCGCATTCCGTGCCTTCGTTGACCGCGCGTTCCAATGCTAACGCCTGCCCCTGGATACGGCGCAAGCGGGTAACGACACGTTTTTTTTCTTCCGGCGAATGCGGCACGGCAGGCTCCGAAAACGATACAGGGGGGGAGTATACGAAAAGCGCGGGGTCATTCGCAAGACATGTGTACCTGTCTATACTACAAGCCGTTTTTCACCGCCGTGTGGCGCCCACTCCAGGATCATTCCGTGGCTTCTTCTCCCCCCCGACTACCCGTCCAGGCCAATGCCCTGCCCGCCCCGCTGTATGCGCAGGTCAAGCAGATGATTGCGCAGCAGATCCGCACGGGCGCGTGGCCCGCGCACTACCGGGTGCCCTCGGAAAGCGAACTGGTCGACGAGCTGGGATTCAGCCGCATGACGATCAACCGCGCGCTGCGCGAGCTGACGGCCGAGGGCTTGCTGGTGCGCATGCAGGGGGTGGGCACGTTCGTGGCGCAGCCCAAGGCGCGCTCGGCATTGTTTGCCGTGAACAACATCGCGGACGAGATTGCCGCGCGCAACCATCGGCACCACAGCCGCGTGGTGCGCCTGGCCGAGGAGCCGGCCGGGTCCGAGCAGGCGCTGGCGCTGGACCTGCGCGTGGGCCAACCCGTATTCCATTCCGTCATCGTGCATTTCGAGGACGACGTGCCGATTCAGCTGGAAGACCGCTACGTCAATGTGCGGTTGGC
Coding sequences:
- a CDS encoding glycosyltransferase — its product is MKILYTNFHQGDGGGHTTYVMSLARMLRQRAQITVAAPLGSRLLAEAHALPGVHSVDLEFKGRPFQQLSALRRLRALLRREQFDVIHVNGSADHRLCMLATVGMGAKRPFIVYTQHTDRSANSLGVRMRAKWGTNRVICVCGHTFRRMKDSVFRDEDLRVVHNGVDTLQYRPATPDEVAQARAALLPKAMQRRLVIGSNAGTAVYKNWLDMVTAVSLLPEHQRDQVVILIAGKEPDDEQRQRVADLAMTHQVVFTGLLDDVRPFLAALDVGFVLSSRLETISFACREMMAAGKPVIVSKVGGLTENVTDGRNGWVVPPGSVSSVLATVSTLLNDRAIAAKMGEEARNTALREFSLAHFVGQTEQVYQERGASDRQFELTS
- a CDS encoding YcjF family protein — protein: MPPLRPDSPALQDAIADAISTATRGAGRVNILIAGKTGVGKSTLINAVFRGDLAKTGAGKPVTQTTQEYTKPGHPLTIIDTRGLEVGDYARSRQALTDLIQERSASDDQDKHVHVAWLCIQDSSHRVEDAEIELADMLATAGIPVVVVLTKARKNSPFVAEAHKLLPSAKQVVAVRALPEWIEELDAELPPMGLDKLIEVTAEHIPEGQQRAYANALSTRNKKALEVKKKRAEIEVNVAAGLAASAAAAPIPFSDAFALVPIQVGMIAKIGITFGMELDTTAITTLVTSTLGASAATLIGRSVVSGMLKFIPGAGSAVGGTIAATTAGAITKLLGNAYVAVLYDFCLKNPGKDIDIGMIAQALRQRVKL
- a CDS encoding S-(hydroxymethyl)glutathione dehydrogenase/class III alcohol dehydrogenase encodes the protein MKSRAAVAFGPGKPLEIVEIDVAPPQRGEVLVQITHTGVCHTDAFTLSGDDPEGLFPAVLGHEGAGVVVEVGEGVTSLKPGDHVIPLYTAECRECKFCLSGKTNLCQKVRATQGKGVMPDGTSRFSYEGKPLYHYMGCSTFSEYTVVNEISLAKINPAAPHEKVCLLGCGVTTGLGAVHNTAKVKEGDTVAVFGLGGIGLAVIQGAVQAKAGRIIAVDTNPNKFVLASAMGATDCINPKDYDKPIQDVIVELTDGGVDFSFECIGNVHVMRAALECCHKGWGESIIIGVAGAGQEISTRPFQLVTGRVWRGSAFGGVKGRTQLPGMVEDAMSGKIDLDPFVTHTLPLDRINEAFDLMHEGKSIRTVIHF
- a CDS encoding DUF1059 domain-containing protein, producing the protein MTRKYIDCREFPSEMNCSVALAADSDDELLEAAVQHATTVHKHADSPELRSQLKTMFHDGTPPTDAPRAA
- a CDS encoding ornithine cyclodeaminase; the protein is MTTLLTTSDVATIVARYGPRKVFTDLLDYVLADFLRWQEFDKCARVASHSPAGVIELMPAADSELYSFKFVNGHPDNPQTGLSTVMAFGALAQVSTGEPLLISELTLTTALRTAVTSALAARALARPDSRSMALIGNGAQAEFQALAFHYVLGIDVLHVYDVDADATRKLQANLAAVAPTLRVVAFDGTAQAVKGADIVTTVTADKAYATILTADMVEPGMHINALGGDCPGKTELHADVLRRGAVFVEYEPQTRIEGDLQQMPADFPVTELWRVLTGQAAGRRSAEDVTIFDSVGFALEDFSALRWLRDSAVRFGIGARIEVAPRLQDPKNLFDVVRAATDVKAAPGQP
- a CDS encoding metal/formaldehyde-sensitive transcriptional repressor; this translates as MPHSPEEKKRVVTRLRRIQGQALALERAVNEGTECGALLQQLAALRGAATGLMAEVLESHLRETFLQSAQGGPQHAGIDAEAEVDQLMRIVRSYLK
- a CDS encoding bifunctional diguanylate cyclase/phosphodiesterase — protein: MIIDNSDVMYRHLVQGVVDYAIYMLHPDGTVANWNAGAQRAKGYTQEEIVGKNFACFYTAADQAAGLPQRGLATAREQGRFEAEGWRVRRDGTLFWANVVIDAIRDDQGELIGFAKVTRDVTERREREQQLVKAKELAEHYNSELTSLSSFLDAVVSHIPSCVLVMDAVSRNILLANRQAEATFGVTRAQMLGKTAQQCLPEPVCEFLDRLTHDALRSDGALREAEEELTTARGMRTLRTRTLVFHSNDPRSRYALLISDDVTDENAAHAQVRYMAHHDTLTGMPNRRLFREQLLKALHHCADDRRTAVLCLDLDNFKSVNDTLGHPCGDELLRLLAKRLPKVLREQDTLARLGGDEFAVVLPNIGQQDDVRKMAERLIDAVRQPFEVDGHTVPISVSIGIALAETPEYTADHLLRYADMALYEAKRNGRNRMAFFQPEMEAAALKRHEMEMDLRQAIMGQQLQLYYQPILDVSHVRIVGREALMRWQHPVKGLIMPGDFIPIAEETGLIHELGAFTLHEACAEAMRWDDHETVAVNLSASQFTNSALVSLVESALTKSGLPARRLELEITESVLLANSASNLNTLKRLKALGVKVALDDFGTGYSSLGYLRSFDFDKIKIDKSFTQDVESSKEALAIIRAINGIGRSLDIPTTAEGVETAAQLDRLTQEGCSHFQGYLLGRPVSHDALPEEKP
- the speB gene encoding agmatinase, which gives rise to MRFTPERLAALRARFGGANEATIHDPHFREVAVNIIDGSGTRSAPYAGMPTLLDAPARPIDWQAPDFGDLQVALTGVPMDLGASNRSGCRFGPRALRAIERVGPYHHVLRCTPTHDLRVADIGDVPMRSRFNLEQSHEDIETAYAQIHAAGVIPVSVGGDHSITLPILRALGRRAPVSLIHFDAHCDTGGPFDGSRFHHGGPFRQAVLDGVLDPTRTIQIGIRGAAEYLWEFSYESGMTVIHAEDIARLGVDAVVAQARKVVGDTPVYVSFDIDCLDPAFAPGTGTPEVGGVTVREAQAILRALAGIDIIGGDVVEVAPAYDATANTAHAGAQMLFEILSLVGVRHAG
- a CDS encoding sodium:solute symporter, translated to MALDIGVVMLYLGGMLLLGWYGMRRAKTQEDYLVAGRNLGPGLYMGTMAATVLGGASTVGTVRLGYQYGISGFWLCGALGLGIIVLNRVLAKPLLKLRIFTVTQILERRFTAGAKHVSALVMMAYALMLAATSVIAMGTVMQVLFDLPFWVSVVVGGGVVAVYSTLGGMWSLTLTDIVQFIIKTVGLMFVLLPICLIRVGGWDQLVAQLPAASFSLTNIGWGTIITYFVIYFLGILIGQEIWQRVFTARDERVARVAGTAAGLYCIVYGLVGAVIGMTAKVLLPDLPDVNHAFAAIVQAGLPDGIRGLVIAAALAAMMSTASAAMLATSTVLAEDLLPALRGGRSFTDVRVHRLITLLAALSALGVALVVDDVMSALTCAYNLLVGGMLVPLLGAIYWRRATTAGAMAGMLLGCAAAIAFMVKDGLAANTPVYAALAASAAGFVLISLLGRAGAPWGDTPVPRADAK